GGAAAATATATGCTCTACACCAGGCCACAGGATAGTTTTATTGAAGCAGGGAAAGGTGGTGGTATCGGCGTGGGCTTTTGCAGTAGTATGGAAAATGCCGTAATAGACCAGGAGCAGGTGATTGACAACAAAGTATATCACACCATTGCAGAAGCCAAAAATGGCCAGGGACCTGCGCCCATCAAAACTCCGCAGGGCTGGCTGCACCTGGCGCATGGCGTTCGCAATACTGCTGCCGGTTTGCGTTATACCCTTTATTTATTCATGACAGACCTGCAAGATCCAGCCAAAGTGATTTACAAACCAGCCGGTTATTTTATGGCGCCGGAAGGCAGCGAAAGAGTGGGCGACGTATCCAATGTAGTATTCGCCAATGGCTGGATTGCTGACGACAACGGACAGGTATTTATTTATTATGCTTCCAGTGATACCCGCGTACATGTAGCTACTTCCAGTATTGATCAGCTGGTAGACTATTGCATACACACTGCCGCAGACGGTTACCGCTCTGCTGCTTCCGTTGAAACATTATCTAAACTGATCCAAAAAAACCAGGCTTTCTCTTTGTCTGAAACCGTGAAGTAACGCGTAGTGCACAAAGCCTTTTCATATCGTTTTTTATTACACCCTCAATAAATATGTTATGAAAACACGCACAATTGCTTCCGCCTGTGCCCTGCTGATCTTCGTGGGCACCGGTTGTAAAAAAGATGTTGCTTCCAACGGAGAAGCAACCAACACTATTGCACGCGCTGCAGTACCTCAAAGCGCCTTTAGTCTATGGGGTACCTGCAACGGTGTTCCTTACAACATTTCCGGCTCCAATGGAATCTGCGTACCGGTAGGCAACTGCAGCACGGACATTGATGCTGCGCAGCAAAACGGCGGACAAACCGCCACCGGGTTACAGTTTTATGGTTGTTTTAAAGGTGGCAGCAATGCCTACAGCAGCGCCAGCGAGCAGGCAGTATTCCTGGCCGACAATGTATCACAGTGGAATGGCAATGAAATGGGATTTGTAAAAACGCTGAACGATAATGTCCTGAAAGGATATCTCCAGGGAGGCGGGCAATACAAGTATCAAACCATTTCCGTAAACGACAACGGCTACCACACTTTTAAATGCCAGGCGAAAAGCAGTAACACGCACCAGGTAGATTTCTACGTGGATGGCAACTACCAATTTACCCTTACCAACAACAGCGGCAGCTACTACAACAACTGGTTTTATTTTGTAGGTACCAACCACTGGTATGGTGGCTCCAGCCCTACTGGTCAGCAGATTGAAATGTACAGCATGACGACTTTCTAGTGCCCCTTCCTTTGTAGAAATCTTGCAGTGAAGCCAATGCTGAGCTGCAAGATTTTTTGTTCCGCTCCGTTGAACTGTGTTTCTTTTATTGCTCCCGTATTCAAATATAATTTTTCCACACCCCTTCCCGTAGTTCGGTAAGTATATGCGCAGGAAACGTACAAAGCTCTATAACCCAGTTGCAGGGAAGGTTCCAGCGTATAGCCATTTGCGTTGTGTGCAAAGCTTAATGGGTGGTTAAATTGTGGGATTAAGTTCCAGTTGGCCGTAGCCAGATATTTTAACTGGTAATAGCGAATACCGGGCTTAACAAAAAGATTTGACGTAATATATTTTTTTAGGGAGATGCCTGTCATGATTCCTTTCCAGGTAACGGTATAGGTAGAACGAAGATCAGCCGGCGCAAACGCATCTGCCGGCAGGAGATACAACGTTTCCCTGCTAAAGGTGTACCCCGGATAAAACGTGAGACTGCTATTCCCGCCCAGCGGAAGCGTGTAGCCTGCACTGACTGCCAGCAGCGTATGATTACCCTTGTTACTGTTAAATGTGCCGTGATAGGCGATGTTATGCCTGTTATCTTCCTTATAATCTGTATCAGTGGCTTCTCCTGCGATCGTATAATTTTCAGCAAGCTGGATGCTCACATCGAAGCGTTTCATAAAATGCCAACTGGCGGTAATGCCAAGGCCTGCACGCTGTATATTGTTCCAGCGCAATTCGGAGTATACATTGGGGTTAGTGCCTGCGTTGTTGCCGGCAATGGACCATTGAAAGTTACTGGTACTGAAAGTCGGTGCAACACTCACGGATAAACGATGCTGCGCCTGCACAGGAAGTAAATATCCCCATACAAGCGCAGCACTCATCATTCTTTTAAAATTTATTTCCATCCAGGCATCTTATCCAGTGTAATGATATTATCTGCTGAATATAGATTATTGATTTCTGCGGTTGAATTTTTGGAGAAGGTCAGTTCAGACCATCCCATAAAAAACACCCAGCGTGACTGATTCCTCAATTCCGCTGCGGTAGGCAACCGCTGGCACTCCCCTATGGCCATAGGTTTGCCGGCAGCGGCTTTTACCATTGCTTCATATTTAGATTGGGAATAACCGCTTCCGTCATCATAAATGTCCAGTGCTACCATATCAAAATATGCTGCACCCGGATTATAGCCGCTTACATCGTTGGCCAGTGAAGGGAAGTCCTGGATATCCCATACCCAGATCAGGTTGGAGAGTCCTTTTGTTTTGGTCATGTAGTCGCGCATGAGCTGCCATAATTTACGGGTGCCATCAGGACCGGAGCGGCCGCCCCACCAGAATACGCCCTGGTTCATTTCATGGAGCGGGCGCCAAAGCACTTCCACGCCTTTATCTTCCAGCTGTTGCAGGTACACGCATACTTCATCCATCATCACTTTCCATTTGCCGTTGAGGACAGTGCCGTCTGTACACAGTTCTGTCCACTGCTCATTGGTAAGACGGCTTTGTACACCTTTGCCATCATCCCAGCCACAGGGTTGTGTATTGGCCGGGTTGCAGGCATGCCACATCAGGTTGATCACGGCGCCTTTGTTCCACTGCCGTACGGCTTCATCTATCATGATCTGCCGGTTGTTGATGTTATCTGCCTGGAACAGGAAGTCACCGCTCCACAAGGCCGGGTATTTGCCGGTCGTATTTTTTATTTCTTCCGTCCACCGGGCGGGAGTAGCATTGGGTTCCCGGTTATGGATACCGGACAACGTTTTTTTGCCCGAAATACTATACAGGTAATCCAGTGTTTTGAACCCGGTATTGATGACAGTATCTTTTTTCTCCGGCGGCGTTGTAGTGGTGTTATTACTTTTACTACACGCCGCCATACTGAGTACAGCGGAAAATAATAAGGTATAAAAACTCATCTGCTTCATATTAATTTTAAATTACGGGTTCTTTTTTACTTCAATCCAGTATCTCCGGGGATTTTTGACGAACTTGTCATAATCTGAATAAATATTTCCCCAGTCATCTACCCCGCTTAAAGTAAAGTCGAAAGCGTTATCGGTAATTGTTTTTGATTGACCATTTCCCAGGTCAATGGTTTTTGCACCGGTAAAAATGGCACTGCTCCTTTTACCTTCGGGGCTGATAAATGTTACGGTATTATTGGCGTAATCCCTTTCCCAGGTGCTCACTCCTTTGGGGATAGTTCTGTAAAAACCATTTACATCGGTGAGCGGGTTGTTAAAGATAAAATTCGCGTAGGCCCCATCCGCTCCGGCTTTGTTATCTACCGTACCGGTAGTTTTTCCATCGGGTGTGATACCGGTATATTCAAAGGTAAGTGTGTTATCCAGTTCCTTTTCCGGACCATCGTTGGCGGGCCATACCCAGGGTTTGTCGGTGAGCTTCATCACAGCGCCTCCGCCATATTCCGGACCCGTACCGCCATATAACGATAACGCCTGTACGGAGTAAGTGCCCAGCAGGGTTTCGGTAAAGGGAATAATCTCTACAGTCCATTCGCGGGTATCGCCTGCTTCGGAAGTGATGGTATATTTGTATTGGTTGTTGCTTGCGGTAAAATCCAGTGGCTGATCACTACCGGGGCTTACCCCGGCTTTGTAGGAAGTCTGGATCTCTGCCACCACCTTACTCAGGTCTGTATTGGGTTGTACCAGCACCTTCACGGATGCTTTTGCGGCGGCCCTGTCAATAGCAGCCGGACCTACCTGTATGAGTCCACCACCTAGTGTAATAGCCTCTATAGCCCGCTCATGGCTTTGTATGCCTTCAAAAGGATCTTTGGTGCATCCGCTGAAAACCAAAGTGGCGGCAACAGCTATAAAAGAAAGTATATATCTCATGTAAAATCTTATTTATTGCATTAAGGGATTGGTATCTATTTCGCGTTGCGGAATCGGGAAAAAATAAGCACCGCTGGTAATGGTTTTACCATATTGCTGCACCAGCACTTTTTCTATGCTGTTGGTTCTCCGCAGATCAAACAAACGATCGCCTTCAAAGGCCATTTCCAGGCAGCGTTCTTTGATCACGGCATCGCGGAAAGCCTGCACACCCAATGAGGGATTCAGGTCACCGATACCGGCCCTGTTGCGCACCTTATTCACAGCGGCATAACCATCCGTTGTCGGGCCGCTGGCTTCAGCCAGCACCAGCAGGATATCGGAATACCGGATGATCGGTGAATTGGCGCTGGACGCATCACCGATGCGGGCAGGATCAATAAACTTACGCGAAAAAGGACGGGAGCTGCTGTTGATGTCCAGCTGATAAGTATTGCCACCATTGGTATACTGCGATACGATGAGCTGCGATTTGCGTTTATCGGCATTGGCAAAGTTGGCATAAAATCCGGCTTCGGTGCGGAAGTGTCCCCAACCCTGACCTATATTGGTAGGCGCACTGGCGGGGTCCAGGGCATCATACAAAATAGTCATAGGCCGGTCTGCCGGCAGGAACATATTCGGCAATTTGGAGAAGCTGCCTTCGCGGTCGCCGCTACGATCTACTGCGGCATCAAAGATGTGTTCTGTAACAGCCGCTTTCTTGTAGATATCAATGTTATAAATATCCGGAAGACTGTTTGTAAAATTAAACGTGGTTTGTTCGTTGATCACTTTACCGGCGTACAATTTCGCCTGTGTATACATTTCATCTGCATTGGCAACAAATTCATAACCGGGTGCGCCGGATACTTTCGCTGAAGCCAGGTATAGGTATACCTTTGCCAGCAAACCCTGTACAGCAGGCTTGTTAGCACGACCTTCGCTGATCCGTTCTTTGGTAATAAGTCCTTCCGCTGCTTTCAGGTCGCTGATAACCTGGTCATACACATCACTGATGGAAGACAATGCTATAGGTATCTGCGAAGCGTTTTCAATGGTGGTAGTCCGCAGTGGTACTTTACCAAACATACGTACCAGGTTGAAGAAATGCAGGGCCCTTAAAAAATGGGCTTCACCGGTGATCTGATTGCGTTCCGTTTCGTCCATACCGGGAATGCCAGGCACATTGCTGATAACGGCATTTGCACGGGCTACACCGCGGTACATATAGGTCCAGATATTATCCAGGTCTGAGTTGGTGGAAGTAGTTCTCCATTCATCCAGTTCCAGGTTACCTACGCCCGCATCGCCTTTCTGAGAAAGGATTTCAGTAGGCAGTTCTGTAACGATGTAATATCCTCTTGAATAATATCCTACTTCCGGTAATATAGCGTAAGCATAGATAATAGCCGACCGGGCATCATCTGCTGTTTTATAAAAAGTTTTGGAGTTGATCATACCGTATGGCTGTTCCTCCATTTTAGAACAACCACTGCACAGGGCTATACTGATCAGTGCTGTTAATGTATATTTTCTGAATATCATGACTGTTTTTTTGGCGGATTAAAAAATAACGTTTAAACCGAGAGACACTGCGCGGGGCCGTGGATAAGCACCGTTATTAATACCGCTTTCCCCCACTTCCGGATCAAAGCCTTTATTGAATCCGGTGAATGTGTACAGGTTGTTGGCCGACAAATAGAGGCGCAGGCTTTTGATATATTTTATTGTTTCCGGGCTCAGGTTGTAACCAATGGTTACATTCTGAATGCGCAGGAAAGAGCCGTCTGTCATGTAAAAATCAGAAGCACGGTAACCGCGGGTAGCATTGGCCCGTGGATATTCGTTACTGGGGTTATCAGGTGTCCAGCGTTGCAGTTGCCGGCTGGGCGTCATTTTCTGAAAATCCCATACATCACCACCCTGTACACCATATAGCTGGAGTGACAAATCAAATTGTTTGTATTTCAGGTTTGTATTAAAACTGTAGAAGAAATCAGGATTTGGATTACCGATGATGGTACGGTCGTATGAATCGATGATACCATCGGGCTCACCAGCCGGCCCTGAAATATCGAGGTATTTAATTTCGCCGGGTTGTGCATCTACGCCAGTCAGCCCTGTTTTAATACCTTCATCCAGTGTTTGTATGATACCATCTGTTTTATAACCATAGAATGCAAACATAGGCTGATCAACAGTATAGGTACTGATCTGTTGTCTTACAGATTCATATAAAGTACCTATCATCACCTGGTTACTTTCACCCATCGACAGTACTTTGTTGCGGTTCTTGGTGAAGAGTCCACCTACGCTCCAGTTCAGATCGCGGGAGTTGATGATATTGGCATTCAGTCCCAGTTCTATCCCGCGGTTTTCAATCTCTCCATCGTTGATCCACTGGCGGTCGTAACCGGCACTTGGCGCAATGGTTTTCAGGCGTAGCAGGTTATTGGTGTGTTTGATATAATAATCTGCCGTAAAAGTAAGCCGTTGGTTAAAGAAGCCTATATCCACACCCACGTCGAGGGATTTGGTGGTTTCCCATTTCAGTGCATTGTTACCCAAGCCAGCTACAATGGTTCTGCCCTGTTCATCATTGGCGCCTGCCAAACCAGGACCAAAACCGGTTTCAAAAACAGACCCCGTATAGTATTTATTGGAACCATAGCGATCCAGTGTCTGATATGGACTGATACCCTGGTTACCGGTATAACCATAGCTACCACGGAATTTCAGTTCAGAAAATAATCCGAGGTTGCGGATAAAATCTTCTTCACCTGCTTTCCAGGCCAATGCACCGGAGGGGAAGAATGCCCATTTATTATCCGATCCAAACTTGGTGGAACCATCTGCACGTGCAGTGATAGTAAGGAGGTAACGGTCTTTGTAGGCGTAGTTACCACGGCCATACCAGGAGGATAAATTAAACCGTTGCAGATCGTTTGAGATGAGCATGGTACCTGCAGTAGCGAGGTTTTCATTGGTAAGCACATCGTTCACAAAATTCTGACCGGTCAGGTTACTGAAGCGGTTTTCAGATTTCTGAAAAGAATAACCGGCTACCAGTGAAGCGCGGTGATCTTTGCCAAAATCTTTGGTGGCTGTGAAATAATTTTCTGTAAGCAGGTCCGTATAATTTGCATTGGCGATAGCACCGTAGCTGCCTTTATTATCCAGGGCGCGCTGCGTGCTGTTTTTCGGATCATACAGGTCCTGTACACTGTTACCGAATTTAGAATTCAGCTGGGTATGAAATTGCAGCCAGGGCAGGATTTTTATATTGAGATAAATATTACCGAGGATATCTGTTGTTTTGGATTTATTCAGCAGCTGGTTGGCCAATGCCACCGGATTTCCAAAATCGGTGTTGCTGGTCCGGAAGAAGCTGCCGGTAGAATCATATACCGGGAAGATCCGGGAGCGGCCTACGCCGAGCTGTTGTCCCTGGTTGTTCGTATAGGCCAGTATTACATTGGTACCGGCAGTAATGGCCTTACTTAATTGTTGTTCCAGGTTAAGCCGGGAAGTATATTTTTTATACCCGTTTTTTATCACCATTCCTTGTTCATCATAATAATTTCCGGAGATCGCATACCTGGTTTTTTCATTACCGCCATCGGCAGTCAGCGTATAATTTTGCGACAGCGGGTTGCGGTAAACTTCGTTTACCCAATCGGTATTAAACGGCCACTTAGGTTTGTTGGGGTCCAGTCCGCGTAATTCTGCAATAGAAGGAAAATACACCATTCCGTTGCCTACCGGGCGGGAGATGCCGATATAAGGTACATCGGTGGCGATAGCGCCGCCGGTGATGGCAGCTTCATTCGCATAGGTAGCATCTTCTACCGGATCGCGCCAGATATCGGGTTTGTTGGCCCGGAAAGAAACGGTTTGCAGGGTACTGAAAGTGATCCTGGCCTGCCCTTTTTTTCCTTTGCGGGTAGTGATCACAATTACGCCGTTGGCGCCGCGGGAGCCATAAATGGCAGCAGAGGAAGCATCTTTCAACACTTCAATAGATTCAATATCATCCGGGTTGATTTGTTTCAGGTTACCGGCATCTCCCCAGGGATAGCCATCTACTACGAGCAACGGATCTTTGGAGCCGTTGAGAGAGCTGGCACCGCGGATGCGGATGGTGGCGCCTGCGCCGGGTTGTCCGCCGGAAGTGGTTACCTGTACCCCGGCAATTTTGCCTTGCAGCAACTGATCTACTGAAGAAGCAGTGGTCCTGTTCAGGTCACTGCCTTTGATAGTAGCCACAGAACCGGTCAGGTCACTTTTCTTCACCGTACCATATCCTATCACCACCACATTATTCAGGTTACCCGGAGATGGTTGTAAATTGATAGAGAAGGAAGTCTGGCTACCAAGAGCTATTTCTTTCTTCAACATTCCAAGATAAGTGATAACGAGCGTATGGGCTTCTGGTGGCGCATTCAGGGTAAACTTACCATTTGCATCACTAATAGTGGCAACTTTTGTATCCTTCAGCGCAACAGAAGCGCCGGCAAGGGGGTTTGCCTGATCATCGTACACGCTTCCTGTAATCTTTTTCTGTTGCGCATTGGCAACGAAGGCATGGAGGAATAAAGTAAGGAGCATAATACAGCATGCAATGAAATTTTTCATACAGCATTTTGGTTTTTAAAAACGTAGAATAATATAGACAAATGTAACTTACAAGGTAAGGCGGTTTTGGTGCTATTTTATTCGTTTATAATGCTGAGATGATGAGGCGCTATGCGGTATGGGTAAGTGGATTGGGGCTACAAGAAAAGAAGAGGAAAATGTATGAGTGGGAATGATGTTATGATGTTATACAGATTATTGCCAGGATGCACAATGGCTGGAGATTCTTTCAGGACGAGACACGCGAAATATCAACATCCTGCCCGGGAAAATTCCCGGGCAGGAAAATTATACGGCTATACCACTCGTCCCATAGCCGGGTCTGTAAAGCTGTCGCGACCTGTTTCCACATGCCCTCCAAATCGCCGCTCAAAATGGGTGAAGCCATCTATCAGAATACTGAAATCGTACCATCCGTGATTTTTGCCAAGATCCAGTACAATACTGGACGATTGGTTCCCGGAAAGCACTTTCCGGATAGTTTTATGCTGATATGCGTTATCTTTTATTTCCACTGTATAATTGCCCGTATGATGGCTGCTGAGTGTTAATGTCAGGTTACCTGTCAGCTTTTTTCCCAGGCTCCTGGCCCGTTCGTACTCGCAGGCAATGGTAACTACCGGATCTGCTGTATTGCCTTTCACTT
The Chitinophaga sp. MM2321 DNA segment above includes these coding regions:
- a CDS encoding glycosyl hydrolase, giving the protein MKQMSFYTLLFSAVLSMAACSKSNNTTTTPPEKKDTVINTGFKTLDYLYSISGKKTLSGIHNREPNATPARWTEEIKNTTGKYPALWSGDFLFQADNINNRQIMIDEAVRQWNKGAVINLMWHACNPANTQPCGWDDGKGVQSRLTNEQWTELCTDGTVLNGKWKVMMDEVCVYLQQLEDKGVEVLWRPLHEMNQGVFWWGGRSGPDGTRKLWQLMRDYMTKTKGLSNLIWVWDIQDFPSLANDVSGYNPGAAYFDMVALDIYDDGSGYSQSKYEAMVKAAAGKPMAIGECQRLPTAAELRNQSRWVFFMGWSELTFSKNSTAEINNLYSADNIITLDKMPGWK
- a CDS encoding RagB/SusD family nutrient uptake outer membrane protein, producing MIFRKYTLTALISIALCSGCSKMEEQPYGMINSKTFYKTADDARSAIIYAYAILPEVGYYSRGYYIVTELPTEILSQKGDAGVGNLELDEWRTTSTNSDLDNIWTYMYRGVARANAVISNVPGIPGMDETERNQITGEAHFLRALHFFNLVRMFGKVPLRTTTIENASQIPIALSSISDVYDQVISDLKAAEGLITKERISEGRANKPAVQGLLAKVYLYLASAKVSGAPGYEFVANADEMYTQAKLYAGKVINEQTTFNFTNSLPDIYNIDIYKKAAVTEHIFDAAVDRSGDREGSFSKLPNMFLPADRPMTILYDALDPASAPTNIGQGWGHFRTEAGFYANFANADKRKSQLIVSQYTNGGNTYQLDINSSSRPFSRKFIDPARIGDASSANSPIIRYSDILLVLAEASGPTTDGYAAVNKVRNRAGIGDLNPSLGVQAFRDAVIKERCLEMAFEGDRLFDLRRTNSIEKVLVQQYGKTITSGAYFFPIPQREIDTNPLMQ
- a CDS encoding TonB-dependent receptor, which codes for MKNFIACCIMLLTLFLHAFVANAQQKKITGSVYDDQANPLAGASVALKDTKVATISDANGKFTLNAPPEAHTLVITYLGMLKKEIALGSQTSFSINLQPSPGNLNNVVVIGYGTVKKSDLTGSVATIKGSDLNRTTASSVDQLLQGKIAGVQVTTSGGQPGAGATIRIRGASSLNGSKDPLLVVDGYPWGDAGNLKQINPDDIESIEVLKDASSAAIYGSRGANGVIVITTRKGKKGQARITFSTLQTVSFRANKPDIWRDPVEDATYANEAAITGGAIATDVPYIGISRPVGNGMVYFPSIAELRGLDPNKPKWPFNTDWVNEVYRNPLSQNYTLTADGGNEKTRYAISGNYYDEQGMVIKNGYKKYTSRLNLEQQLSKAITAGTNVILAYTNNQGQQLGVGRSRIFPVYDSTGSFFRTSNTDFGNPVALANQLLNKSKTTDILGNIYLNIKILPWLQFHTQLNSKFGNSVQDLYDPKNSTQRALDNKGSYGAIANANYTDLLTENYFTATKDFGKDHRASLVAGYSFQKSENRFSNLTGQNFVNDVLTNENLATAGTMLISNDLQRFNLSSWYGRGNYAYKDRYLLTITARADGSTKFGSDNKWAFFPSGALAWKAGEEDFIRNLGLFSELKFRGSYGYTGNQGISPYQTLDRYGSNKYYTGSVFETGFGPGLAGANDEQGRTIVAGLGNNALKWETTKSLDVGVDIGFFNQRLTFTADYYIKHTNNLLRLKTIAPSAGYDRQWINDGEIENRGIELGLNANIINSRDLNWSVGGLFTKNRNKVLSMGESNQVMIGTLYESVRQQISTYTVDQPMFAFYGYKTDGIIQTLDEGIKTGLTGVDAQPGEIKYLDISGPAGEPDGIIDSYDRTIIGNPNPDFFYSFNTNLKYKQFDLSLQLYGVQGGDVWDFQKMTPSRQLQRWTPDNPSNEYPRANATRGYRASDFYMTDGSFLRIQNVTIGYNLSPETIKYIKSLRLYLSANNLYTFTGFNKGFDPEVGESGINNGAYPRPRAVSLGLNVIF